A genomic region of Xanthomonas campestris pv. phormiicola contains the following coding sequences:
- a CDS encoding IS4 family transposase — translation MRASQVLQRCLESALSPMHALRRQTLLLAVESLLACRRLVLIDLARSWLDAERIRAPLKRLDRLLSNPRLHAERERLYGGMVRWLVRSPTPVIAVDGCRLKGDGRWHLLRAAVPVGGRTLTLLEQVFPERELASPKVERRFLERLKTLLPEHSRPILITDAGFRAPWCRTVERLGWQWITRLRHRTQVKPIEIPDQADQWVPCRALYALTLTGKSRDLGVFDVVRNEPIQARLVLHADRPRGRRHTTLKGERRRGKQSRQHAQREAEPWLLMACKEMAHVSAGQVVAIYRRRMQIELGFRDLKSHRYGQAFEDSLTRKRERIETLLLLHALAMFVSWLAGMAAEAIEAQDKLNPYPTARRLYCLVRLGQEALQRGWLERPLHAMLHALRQLSPEASQNMRFVT, via the coding sequence ATGCGCGCGAGCCAAGTATTGCAAAGATGCCTGGAGTCGGCACTGTCGCCGATGCATGCACTACGCCGGCAGACGCTGCTGCTGGCGGTCGAGTCGCTGCTGGCGTGTCGCCGCCTGGTGCTGATCGATCTGGCCCGCAGCTGGTTGGACGCCGAACGTATCCGTGCGCCGCTGAAGCGACTGGATCGGTTGCTGAGCAACCCACGCCTGCACGCCGAACGTGAGCGCCTGTATGGCGGCATGGTGCGCTGGCTGGTGCGCTCGCCCACGCCGGTGATCGCGGTCGATGGGTGCCGCTTGAAGGGCGATGGCCGCTGGCATCTGTTGCGCGCCGCGGTGCCAGTGGGCGGACGAACCTTGACGTTGCTGGAGCAGGTGTTCCCGGAACGGGAACTGGCGTCGCCAAAGGTAGAGCGTCGCTTCCTTGAACGCCTCAAAACACTGTTGCCCGAGCACAGCCGTCCGATCCTGATCACCGACGCAGGCTTCCGGGCGCCGTGGTGCCGGACGGTGGAGCGGCTGGGATGGCAGTGGATCACGCGCCTGCGGCATCGCACCCAGGTCAAACCTATCGAGATCCCCGACCAGGCCGATCAGTGGGTACCGTGCCGCGCTCTGTACGCGTTGACCCTGACGGGCAAGTCACGCGATCTGGGCGTGTTCGACGTGGTGCGCAACGAGCCGATTCAGGCGCGCCTGGTCCTGCATGCGGATAGGCCGCGGGGACGGCGGCACACGACGCTCAAGGGCGAGCGCCGCCGCGGCAAGCAAAGCCGGCAGCATGCACAGCGCGAGGCCGAACCCTGGTTGTTGATGGCGTGCAAGGAGATGGCTCACGTCAGCGCCGGGCAGGTGGTGGCGATCTATCGCCGGCGGATGCAGATCGAACTCGGGTTCCGCGATCTGAAATCGCATCGCTACGGCCAGGCCTTCGAGGACAGCCTGACCCGCAAGCGCGAGCGGATCGAGACGTTGTTGCTGCTGCACGCATTGGCGATGTTCGTGTCCTGGCTGGCAGGCATGGCGGCCGAAGCGATCGAGGCACAGGACAAGCTCAACCCTTATCCGACCGCACGCAGGCTCTACTGCCTGGTGCGATTGGGTCAGGAAGCCTTACAGCGAGGATGGTTGGAACGACCGCTCCACGCCATGCTTCACGCGCTACGTCAGCTGTCACCGGAGGCCAGTCAGAACATGCGGTTCGTAACATGA
- a CDS encoding type I toxin-antitoxin system SymE family toxin, translated as MRQPSPRPTTPRKRAPRKPHCRCWTIAESTLIPMLTPEQIAAADAADLARASRAPRRTRPPQTCTVGCGHSASGKRTPALRLGGRWMEELGFAIGSTLRVQVRDGELVVSVASKD; from the coding sequence ATGCGTCAACCGTCACCCCGCCCCACCACTCCCCGCAAGCGTGCACCGCGCAAGCCCCACTGCAGGTGCTGGACGATCGCCGAGTCGACGCTCATCCCCATGCTCACGCCCGAACAGATCGCCGCCGCCGATGCCGCCGATCTCGCCCGCGCATCGCGCGCGCCCCGCCGCACACGCCCGCCGCAGACGTGCACCGTCGGCTGCGGCCACTCCGCCAGTGGCAAGCGCACGCCCGCGCTGCGCCTGGGCGGCCGCTGGATGGAGGAACTGGGCTTTGCCATCGGCAGCACGCTGCGCGTGCAGGTGCGCGACGGCGAACTTGTGGTGAGCGTGGCTAGCAAAGACTGA
- a CDS encoding transposase — protein MPRHPRLDLPSVSQHIVQRGNDRQPCFFSDIDRIRYLQDLHKLSLKLGVAVHAYMLMTNRVHLLLTSRQAGATSTLMQSLGRRYVRYINTQYRRTVILLEGRYKSCPVQDEFYLLRRYRYIELNPLRAGMVVDPADYRWSSHSCNVHGQANALVQPHESYLAIAPASERADHYRRFVLDAIDPDEIAAIRLNLRRQHALGNDRFRAAIEHQLGRRAGPATRMGRPPKVKLTGNESAL, from the coding sequence ATGCCACGCCACCCCCGACTGGATCTCCCCAGTGTCTCCCAGCATATCGTGCAGCGGGGCAATGACCGGCAGCCATGCTTCTTTAGCGACATCGATCGGATACGCTACCTGCAGGATTTGCACAAACTGTCGCTCAAGCTGGGCGTCGCCGTGCATGCTTACATGTTGATGACCAACCGTGTGCACTTGCTGCTCACCAGCCGGCAAGCCGGCGCGACGTCAACGCTGATGCAGTCGCTCGGTCGCCGCTACGTGCGCTACATCAACACTCAATACCGTCGCACCGTCATCTTGTTGGAAGGCCGCTACAAATCGTGCCCGGTGCAGGATGAATTCTATTTGCTCCGCCGCTACCGCTACATAGAACTCAATCCATTGCGTGCTGGCATGGTCGTTGATCCGGCGGACTATCGGTGGTCGAGCCATTCCTGCAACGTACACGGCCAGGCTAACGCGCTGGTGCAGCCACATGAAAGCTATTTAGCCATTGCCCCAGCCAGCGAACGCGCAGACCACTATCGCCGCTTCGTCCTGGATGCCATCGACCCGGACGAGATCGCCGCCATCCGTCTCAACCTGCGGCGCCAACATGCGCTAGGCAACGACCGCTTTCGTGCGGCCATTGAGCACCAGCTTGGCCGTCGCGCCGGACCCGCTACGCGGATGGGTCGGCCGCCGAAGGTTAAACTAACAGGAAATGAAAGTGCACTCTGA